The following are encoded in a window of Labrus bergylta chromosome 16, fLabBer1.1, whole genome shotgun sequence genomic DNA:
- the si:dkey-16l2.16 gene encoding ras-related protein Rab-35 gives MAGKDYNHLFKLLIIGDSNVGKSSLLLRFADNSFSGSYITTIGVDFKIRTVDIDGERVKLQIWDTAGQERFRTITSTYYRNTHGVIIVYDVTNPESFVNVKRWLNEISQNCDNVCKILVGNKNDDPARKQVETQDAVRFGESMGVRVFETSAKENINVEEMFMAFTHMVLRAKKQSQNRAEREREREKDTVNINAHRDRDRRKRGKKCC, from the exons ATGGCGGGGAAAGACTACAATCATCTCTTTAAACTGCTCATCATTGGAGACTCCA ATGTGGGGAAAAGCAGCCTGCTGCTCCGCTTTGCAGACAACTCCTTCTCTG GAAGCTACATCACCACTATCGGCGTCGACTTTAAGATCCGAACAGTGGACATCGATGGTGAGCGGGTCAAGCTGCAGATCTGGGACACGGCGGGGCAGGAGAGATTCAGAACCATCACATCAAC GTATTACAGAAACACCCACGGAGTGATCATAGTTTACGACGTGACGAATCCAGAGTCGTTTGTAAACGTGAAGAGGTGGTTAAATGAAATCTCTCAGAACTGTGACAACGTCTGCAAAATCCTAG TGGGAAACAAGAACGACGACCCTGCCAGGAAGCAGGTGGAGACTCAGGACGCTGTGCGATTTGGAGAATCGATGGGGGTCCGGGTGTTCGAGACCAGCGCCAAAGAGAACATAAACGTagaagag ATGTTCATGGCCTTCACCCACATGGTGCTACGGGCCAAGAAGCAGAGCCAGAACCGAGCGGAGAGGGAACGAGAGCGAGAGAAGGACACGGTGAACATCAACGCCCACAGAGACCGAGACCgcaggaagagagggaagaagtgCTGCTGA